A genomic region of Oceaniferula marina contains the following coding sequences:
- the miaA gene encoding tRNA (adenosine(37)-N6)-dimethylallyltransferase MiaA — translation MTPPSPVYVCGPTASGKSSLAIQLAQKLDGEIVNADAYQLYRGIEILSAAPTEEEKSKVPHHLYGVLAANEVCDAMSFREMALPVIESIILKGKTPIVTGGSGMYLKFLTHGPSPVPSSAPGLRAELEGRSDSSLIEHLQKLDPEGAAVTNLQNRRYVIRALEICLLSGKKMSTIKSDWKKTSSETEKHLRGVYLLWDREQLRQRINQRATWMLNHGAIDEVRNLAGASTTCEKAIGIPQIKAMLSGELNREECEERIAAATRQYAKRQRTWFGKETWLNTRHVSETQPPQLDEFANQWLEG, via the coding sequence ATGACTCCTCCATCCCCAGTGTATGTCTGCGGCCCAACGGCATCCGGAAAATCATCGCTCGCGATTCAGTTGGCGCAGAAGTTGGATGGGGAAATTGTCAATGCTGACGCTTACCAGTTATACCGAGGGATTGAAATCCTCTCGGCAGCACCAACAGAGGAGGAGAAATCAAAGGTCCCCCATCACCTCTACGGCGTCCTCGCCGCTAATGAGGTCTGCGATGCCATGTCTTTCAGGGAAATGGCGCTACCAGTCATCGAATCCATCATTCTAAAGGGAAAAACCCCCATCGTTACTGGCGGGTCCGGGATGTATTTGAAGTTTTTAACCCACGGGCCGTCCCCGGTGCCGTCGAGCGCCCCCGGGCTGAGAGCCGAACTAGAGGGGCGATCAGATTCCAGCCTGATTGAGCACCTCCAAAAACTCGACCCCGAAGGTGCAGCGGTGACCAACCTCCAAAATCGACGCTATGTGATCAGAGCTCTTGAAATTTGCCTGCTGTCAGGAAAGAAAATGTCGACCATTAAAAGCGACTGGAAAAAGACATCTTCGGAAACCGAGAAACATCTGCGGGGCGTTTATCTACTCTGGGATCGGGAGCAGCTCAGGCAAAGAATCAACCAACGGGCAACCTGGATGCTTAATCACGGGGCGATCGACGAGGTTCGTAACCTTGCCGGTGCTTCGACAACCTGCGAGAAGGCGATTGGTATTCCTCAGATAAAAGCGATGCTGTCCGGCGAATTGAATCGTGAAGAATGTGAAGAGCGGATAGCTGCCGCCACCCGACAATATGCCAAACGCCAAAGAACATGGTTTGGCAAGGAGACGTGGCTGAATACACGCCATGTGTCGGAGACTCAGCCACCTCAACTTGATGAGTTCGCCAATCAATGGCTGGAAGGGTAA
- a CDS encoding RNA recognition motif domain-containing protein gives MSQENNGRPRNGGGQNRQNNNRNRNRNRNRNRNNQGGGNRQGGSNGGNRNRGAQSPQRRRHRKPEPLTLWEKILKFFGLYKEPTRPPRRKSGNQDGAPDQPAKTGKSNTRNAKGRSPKSGRGEKRDFPVETSRLYLGNLSYDADESSLEDLFKGIGTVRKVEIVYNKHTHRSKGFGFIEMQNVDEAKRAVEVLHDQPFMGRNLVVNGANNKPSPNKNKANDETQEVTASETSETTDEQPAKESAE, from the coding sequence ATGTCTCAAGAAAACAACGGCCGACCCCGCAACGGAGGTGGCCAAAACCGCCAAAACAACAATCGTAACCGAAACCGCAATCGAAACCGGAATCGGAACAATCAGGGAGGAGGAAACCGCCAAGGCGGATCCAATGGAGGAAATCGCAATCGTGGAGCTCAAAGCCCACAGCGTCGTCGCCATAGAAAACCTGAACCGCTAACTTTATGGGAGAAAATCCTTAAATTTTTCGGTCTTTACAAAGAGCCAACCCGCCCGCCACGCAGGAAAAGCGGCAATCAGGACGGAGCTCCCGATCAGCCTGCTAAAACCGGCAAGTCCAACACTCGCAACGCAAAAGGCCGCTCACCTAAGAGTGGACGCGGCGAAAAAAGAGACTTCCCCGTTGAGACCTCAAGACTCTACTTGGGCAACCTCTCATATGATGCCGATGAAAGCTCTCTGGAAGACCTTTTCAAAGGGATTGGCACCGTTCGCAAGGTCGAAATCGTCTACAACAAGCATACGCATCGCTCCAAAGGCTTCGGCTTTATCGAGATGCAAAATGTTGATGAGGCAAAGCGTGCCGTCGAGGTTCTGCATGACCAACCATTCATGGGGCGCAACCTCGTAGTGAATGGCGCAAACAACAAGCCTAGCCCTAATAAAAACAAGGCGAACGACGAGACTCAAGAAGTCACAGCTTCCGAAACCTCGGAAACGACAGATGAGCAGCCAGCAAAAGAAAGCGCTGAATAA